In a genomic window of Epinephelus lanceolatus isolate andai-2023 chromosome 3, ASM4190304v1, whole genome shotgun sequence:
- the col9a1a gene encoding collagen, type IX, alpha 1a: MALSRIYRESLLVILLQIVLICSAQRGPVGPRGPQGPPGAAGVPGVDGIDGDRGEDSKVDGGPGLDGDNGKDGAPGAAGLPGADGPVGPPGDPGPVGPKGPKGDPGPRGPAGEPGVGPDGLDGIPGTDGLPGELGKVGPPGARGKRGPVGLPGAAGPRGPPGVYQGEDLCPNACPSGLSGHAGLPGMKGHKGVKGESGEPGRQGHKGEEGEQGLQGEVGAQGLPGPGGPRGLPGIIGSKGDRGPRGKPGDAGPQGIQGGPGDSGQRGAIGEPGPAGVQGDRGPPGIRGVPGPKGEPGLPGPDGREGIPGLPGSKGLTGKSGAPGDAGPQGLPGLPGAYGQKGVSGAVGNPGDPGVVGMMGSSGKQGERGEQGEVGPPGPRGGPGARGEKGPDGPSGLPGARGAKGDPGLPGLPGPAGYRGQKGDRGAVGLDGPKGDQGPPGAEGTPGEGGDVGDPGEPGEKGSTGPPGETGNKGPEGSRGQHGKEGKEGQPGPRGMQGDMGVPGLPGSQGPAGKSPTDTHIKQVCMRVMQEQLAQLAASLSRPESGISGLPGPPGPPGPPGPAGENGFPGHTGSRGLPGLKGPAGLMGRKGLKGDQGDKGDRGPTTRGPKGAPGAPGLTGEPGRPAYGKDGRDGERGPRGVPGVTGVPGPPGHPGMNGYCESSQCILPMVASPVSAKDSNMKGPSDM, encoded by the exons AGGGGCCCGGTCGGTCCCAGAGGGCCCCAGGGGCCGCCAGGAGCAGCCGGCGTTCCCGGAGTGGACGGCATTGAT GGCGACAGAGGAGAAGACTCCAAGGTGGACGGCGGACCA GGTCTTGACGGTGATAACGGCAAAGACGGAGCTCCAGGAGCTGCAGGCCTTCCAGGAGCAGAT GGACCTGTTGGACCTCCTGGAGATCCAGGTCCAGTGGGCCCAAAAGGACCAAAA GGAGATCCTGGACCACGTGGGCCTGCCGGTGAGCCC GGTGTAGGACCTGATGGGCTGGAT GGTATTCCAGGTACAGACGGGCTACCAGGCGAACTGGGCAAAGTTGGACCACCT GGAGCGAGAGGCAAGAGAGGTCCGGTTGGTCTTCCTGGTGCTGCTGGGCCACGG GGTCCTCCAGGAGTGTATCAAGGCGAGGACCTG tgtcCCAACGCCTGCCCTTCTGGTCTGTCTGGACATGCTGGTCTCCCCGGCATGAAA GGCCACAAAGGGGTTAAAGGTGAATCTGGTGAGCCTGGAAGACAAGGACACAAG GGAGAGGAGGGCGAACAAGGACTTCAGGGGGAAGTTGGAGCTCAAGGACTAcca GGCCCAGGTGGACCAAGAGGCCTCCCAGGAATAATTGGCTCCAAAGGTGACAGG GGACCTCGGGGAAAACCAGGTGATGCAGGTCCTCAGGGAATCCAGGGGGGCCCA gGTGATTCAGGTCAGAGAGGAGCCATAGGTGAACCCGGGCCAGCAGGAGTGCAG GGTGATCGAGGTCCACCTGGAATCAGAGGAGTGCCAGGGCCAAAAGGAGAGCCT GGTCTCCCTGGTCCAGATGGCCGTGAGGGAATACCCGGGCTGCCAGGGTCCAAG gGTCTTACAGGGAAAAGTGGGGCTCCAGGTGATGCTGGCCCACAAGGACTTCCT GGCTTGCCAGGTGCTTATGGCCAAAAAGGAGTCAGCGGTGCAGTG GGTAACCCAGGTGATCCAGGTGTTGTAGGAATGATGGGGTCTTCAGGGAAACAA GGCGAGCGTGGCGAGCAGGGAGAGGtgggacctcctggaccaagaGGCGGACCA ggTGCACGAGGAGAGAAAGGGCCTGACGGGCCTTCAGGGTTACCAGGAGCCAGG gGAGCTAAAGGGGACCCAGGCCTTCCTGGACTTCCTGGTCCTGCTGGTTATCGTGGGCAGAAGGGCGACAGG GGTGCAGTCGGTCTCGATGGTCCAAAGGGAGACCAG GGACCTCCAGGTGCTGAAGGAACACCAGGAGAGGGCGGAGATGTG GGTGATCCAGGAGAACCAGGAGAGAAAGGATCG ACAGGCCCACCAGGAGAGACAGGGAATAAAGGACCTGAGGGCAGCCGAGGACAACACGGGAAAGAGGGCAAGGAGGGCCAACCGGGACCTCGTGGCATGCAGGGCGACATGGGGGTACCAGGCCTGCCGGGATCTCAGGGACCAGCG GGAAAATCACCAACAGATACACACATCAAACAAGTCTGCATGAGGGTAATGCAAG AGCAGCTGGCCCAGCTAGCAGCTAGCCTGAGCAGGCCTGAGTCAGGCATCTCTGGGCTGCCTGGTCCCCCTGGCCCACCTGGACCTCCAGGCCCCGCCGGAGAGAATGGGTTCCCCGGACACACCGGATCACGAGGACTGCCCGGTCTGAAGGGTCCAGCTGGGCTTATGGGTCGCAAAGGACTGAAAG GTGACCAGGGTGACAAAGGGGACAGAGGACCCACAACGAGAGGACCCAAAGGAGCGCCAGGTGCCCCCGGTCTAACAG GTGAACCTGGTCGACCGGCTTACGGCAAAGACGGTCGTGACGGTGAGAGGGGACCCCGTGGTGTTCCCGGTGTGACCGGTGTTCCCGGGCCTCCTGGTCATCCTGGTATGAACGGTTACTGTGAGTCGTCGCAGTGCATCCTGCCCATGGTGGCGTCGCCGGTTTCTGCAAAGGACTCGAACATGAAGGGCCCCAGTGACATGTGA